One window from the genome of Helicoverpa zea isolate HzStark_Cry1AcR chromosome 6, ilHelZeax1.1, whole genome shotgun sequence encodes:
- the LOC124631391 gene encoding G-protein coupled receptor dmsr-1-like: MSNATDAYCVPGATNFNKAYSRLHGYIALVICIVGSATNSINIAVLSRREMTSSTNSILTGLAVADLLVMLEYIPYALHMNIKIGPQVNKNTYAWAVFVYFHSIFSQTFHTISIWLAVTLAVWRYVAIAFPQRNSTWCSKKNTTLAIVSAYVICPFLCLPIYFAMNIVPSEVTAQNNSEFAEDLSLPDNRTVYVLEMSKNVQLVTAIMWIYSVILKLVPSIALSILSTCLISKLTTTERKRQKLLKRSTIGPNEPEKQCLATEEACARRASRTDRTTRMLLAVLGLFLSTEVPQGLLGLASALAPDFFQSCYSMFGDLMDVLALFTSSVNFVLYCSMSRQFRCTFARLARRMLSAAEEPAKLANKLEPTTQVSQCHRAAIAPNSHPHKGGRREYYINNDTGTIALYNFDSVIHKPK, translated from the exons ATGTCGAACGCGACCGACGCGTACTGCGTGCCTGGCGCCACCAACTTCAACAAGGCGTACAGCCGCCTGCACGGCTACATCGCGCTGGTGATATGCATCGTCGGCTCCGCCACCAACTCTATCAACATCGCGGTGCTCAGCCGCCGCGAGATGACCAGCTCCACCAACTCCATCCTCACCGGCCTCGCCGTCGCAGACCTACTAGTCATGCTCGAATACATACCCTACGCACTACACATGAACATCAAAATTGGACCCCAAGTTAACAAGAACACTTACGCTTGGGCggtgtttgtttattttcattcaatattCAGTCAAACGTTTCATACAATTTCTATTTGGTTGGCGGTGACTCTGGCTGTGTGGAGATACGTTGCGATCGCGTTTCCCCAGCGGAATAGCACCTGGTGTAGCAAGAAAAACACGACTCTCGCTATCGTGAGCGCTTATGTGATATGTCCTTTTTTGTGTCTTCCTATCTATTTCGCGATGAATATAGTGCCCAGTGAAGTGACTGCTCAAAACAATTCAGAATTCGCAGAGGACCTTTCCCTGCCGGACAATCGGACCGTTTATGTTTTAGAAATGTCCAAAAACGTACAATTAGTGACAGCAATCATGTGGATTTATAGTGTAATATTAAAACTAGTTCCGAGTATAGCGCTGTCGATATTGAGTACTTGTTTAATATCAAAGTTGACGACAACGGAGCGAAAGAGGCAAAAACTTCTGAAGCGTTCAACAATCGGGCCGAATGAG CCTGAGAAACAGTGCCTAGCGACGGAGGAGGCGTGCGCGCGGCGAGCCAGTCGCACGGATCGCACGACGCGCATGCTCCTAGCTGTGCTAGGGCTGTTCCTATCCACAGAGGTGCCTCAAGGTCTGCTGGGGCTGGCCAGCGCCCTCGCTCCAGACTTCTTTCAGAGCTGTTATAGCATGTTCG GTGACCTGATGGATGTGCTAGCACTGTTCACGTCATCAGTGAACTTCGTCCTCTACTGCAGCATGAGTCGGCAGTTCCGCTGCACCTTCGCTCGGCTGGCCAGACGCATGCTGTCAGCCGCCGAGGAGCCAGCCAAACTAGCTAATAAGTTAGAACCGACCACGCAGGTATCACAAT GTCACCGGGCCGCTATAGCGCCAAATTCCCACCCTCATAAGGGTGGTAGAAGAgagtattatataaataacgaTACAG gtacaaTTGCTCTCTACAACTTCGACAGCGTAATTCACAAGCCTAagtag